In Streptomyces sp. NBC_01426, one genomic interval encodes:
- the lpdA gene encoding dihydrolipoyl dehydrogenase, with protein MDERFDVVVLGAGPGGYVAAIRAAQLGRRVAVVEEKYWGGVCLNVGCIPTKALLRNAELAHLFAHEAKTFGIKVEGKVSFDYGEAFNRSRRVADGRVKGVHYLMKKNGITEIDGRGTFLDANTLRVAQPDGGTREVAFDQCVIATGATPRLLPGTRRSERVVTYEEQILAQDVPESVVIAGAGAIGIEFAYVLHNYGVKVTIVEFLDRIAPLEDADVSAELAKQYRKLGIDVLTSTRVESIDESGPRVRVHVTGKDGAPKVLEADKVLQAIGFAPNVTGYGLEATGVRVTERGAIDVDGRCRTSVPNIYAIGDVTAKLMLAHTAEAMGVIAAETIADAETMELDYPMIPRATYCQPQIASFGWTEAQAREKGFDVKVAKFPFTANGKAHGLGDPVGFVKLISDATHGEIIGAHLIGPDVTELLPELTLAQQWDLTVHEVARNVHAHPTLGEAVKEAVHGLAGHMINF; from the coding sequence ATGGACGAGCGCTTCGACGTCGTGGTACTCGGCGCGGGACCCGGCGGATACGTGGCCGCGATCCGCGCCGCCCAACTGGGACGGCGGGTGGCGGTCGTGGAGGAGAAGTACTGGGGCGGTGTCTGCCTGAACGTCGGATGCATCCCGACCAAGGCGCTGCTGCGCAACGCCGAACTCGCCCACCTCTTCGCCCACGAGGCCAAGACCTTCGGCATCAAGGTGGAGGGCAAGGTCAGCTTCGACTACGGAGAGGCGTTCAACCGCAGCCGCCGGGTCGCCGACGGCCGGGTCAAGGGCGTCCACTACCTGATGAAGAAGAACGGCATCACCGAGATCGACGGGCGGGGCACCTTCCTCGACGCGAACACCCTGCGGGTCGCCCAACCGGACGGCGGCACCCGCGAGGTGGCGTTCGACCAGTGCGTCATCGCGACCGGCGCCACCCCGAGGCTGCTGCCCGGAACCCGACGCAGCGAGCGCGTCGTGACGTACGAGGAGCAGATCCTGGCCCAGGACGTCCCGGAGTCCGTAGTGATCGCGGGCGCGGGCGCCATCGGGATCGAGTTCGCCTACGTCCTGCACAACTACGGTGTGAAGGTCACCATCGTCGAGTTCCTCGACCGGATCGCACCGCTGGAGGACGCGGACGTCTCCGCCGAACTCGCCAAGCAGTACCGCAAGCTCGGGATCGACGTGCTGACCTCGACCCGGGTCGAGTCCATCGACGAGTCCGGCCCGCGGGTCCGCGTGCACGTCACCGGCAAGGACGGCGCACCGAAGGTGCTGGAGGCCGACAAGGTGCTCCAGGCGATCGGCTTCGCGCCGAACGTCACCGGCTACGGCCTCGAAGCCACCGGCGTACGCGTCACCGAGCGCGGAGCGATCGACGTCGACGGCCGCTGCCGCACCTCCGTCCCGAACATCTACGCCATCGGGGACGTCACGGCCAAGCTCATGCTGGCCCACACCGCCGAGGCCATGGGCGTCATCGCCGCCGAGACCATCGCCGACGCCGAGACGATGGAACTCGACTACCCGATGATCCCGCGCGCCACCTACTGCCAGCCGCAGATCGCCAGCTTCGGCTGGACCGAGGCCCAGGCGAGGGAGAAGGGCTTCGACGTCAAGGTCGCCAAGTTCCCCTTCACCGCCAACGGCAAGGCGCACGGCCTGGGCGACCCGGTCGGCTTCGTCAAGCTGATCAGCGACGCCACCCACGGGGAGATCATCGGCGCCCACCTGATCGGGCCCGACGTCACCGAACTGCTGCCGGAGCTGACCCTGGCCCAGCAGTGGGACCTGACCGTGCACGAGGTCGCCCGCAACGTGCACGCCCACCCGACGCTGGGCGAGGCGGTCAAGGAGGCCGTCCACGGACTGGCCGGACACATGATCAACTTCTGA
- a CDS encoding YhgE/Pip domain-containing protein, whose product MAEPAAPQATAATLVRRPRLWLVPTVLTGLLALLLSLLYMGGIVNPNRDLHDLPIALVNDDTGKPPAGQRENLGAQVTTAIAADTGGDKADWRTLTRAQAQDQLDSGKVYGALVVPAGFTNTVTALTTARATEQPTITVLTNPGKGSLGSSLASQITTKAAHQASRSLGRQLTAAAGTQSSPTVRLLLADPVNVVTGVGHPIGIHSGLGLTAFYYTLLLVLAGFMGGNVISNGVDTALGYADNEIGPWHTRRPTVPINRTQTLLLKMAMTAGITLLSASLVLFACVVVLGMDASHVPLLWIFSFCAALAVGLGVQAINAAFGGIGQLVSMFVFIVLGLPSSGATVPLQAVPGFYRFLSHFEPMRQLSDGVRAILYFDARGDAGLTRSWIMIAVGAVLALLFGFAMTTYYDRKGLKRLTPQPA is encoded by the coding sequence ATGGCCGAGCCCGCCGCTCCTCAGGCCACTGCCGCGACGTTGGTGCGCCGCCCCCGGTTGTGGCTGGTGCCCACGGTCCTCACGGGGCTGCTCGCCCTGCTGCTGTCCCTGCTGTACATGGGCGGGATCGTCAACCCCAACCGGGACTTGCACGACCTGCCGATCGCCCTGGTCAACGACGACACGGGCAAGCCGCCGGCCGGGCAGAGGGAGAACCTGGGCGCGCAGGTCACGACCGCCATCGCCGCCGACACCGGCGGGGACAAGGCCGATTGGCGCACGCTCACCCGCGCCCAGGCCCAGGACCAGCTCGACTCCGGCAAGGTCTACGGCGCGTTGGTCGTGCCCGCCGGGTTCACGAACACCGTGACCGCCCTCACCACGGCACGGGCCACCGAACAGCCGACGATCACCGTGCTCACCAACCCGGGCAAGGGCAGCCTCGGTTCCTCGCTCGCCAGTCAGATCACGACGAAGGCCGCGCACCAGGCGTCCCGGAGCCTCGGCCGGCAACTCACGGCCGCGGCCGGCACGCAGTCGAGCCCCACCGTGAGACTGCTGCTCGCCGACCCGGTGAACGTCGTCACCGGCGTCGGCCACCCGATCGGCATCCACAGCGGTCTGGGCCTCACCGCGTTCTATTACACCCTGCTGCTCGTGCTGGCCGGGTTCATGGGAGGCAACGTCATCAGCAACGGCGTCGACACCGCCCTCGGCTACGCGGACAACGAGATCGGCCCCTGGCACACCCGCCGCCCCACCGTGCCGATCAACCGGACCCAGACGCTCCTGCTGAAGATGGCGATGACCGCGGGCATCACGCTCCTCAGTGCCTCGCTGGTCCTCTTCGCCTGCGTCGTCGTCCTCGGCATGGACGCGTCCCACGTGCCCCTGCTGTGGATCTTCTCGTTCTGCGCGGCCCTCGCCGTCGGCCTCGGCGTGCAGGCGATCAACGCCGCGTTCGGCGGGATCGGCCAGTTGGTGTCGATGTTCGTGTTCATCGTGCTGGGGCTGCCCTCGTCGGGCGCCACGGTGCCGCTCCAGGCGGTGCCCGGCTTCTACCGCTTCCTGTCGCACTTCGAGCCCATGCGGCAGCTCAGTGACGGGGTGCGGGCGATCCTCTACTTCGACGCCCGGGGCGACGCCGGGCTGACCCGCTCCTGGATCATGATCGCGGTCGGTGCGGTCCTCGCCCTGCTCTTCGGATTCGCCATGACCACGTACTACGACCGCAAGGGGCTCAAGCGCCTCACCCCGCAGCCCGCCTGA
- a CDS encoding DUF6381 family protein, giving the protein MGNESRPSARARQMRDKAQELEQAAQRATDPAERQRLTEKALHIREKSEQENGPGAGTMDPM; this is encoded by the coding sequence ATGGGCAACGAGAGCCGGCCGAGCGCGCGAGCGCGGCAGATGCGTGACAAGGCCCAGGAACTGGAGCAGGCGGCCCAGCGGGCGACGGATCCCGCCGAACGGCAGCGGCTGACGGAGAAGGCCCTGCACATTCGCGAGAAGAGCGAGCAGGAGAACGGCCCCGGCGCCGGAACCATGGACCCCATGTGA
- a CDS encoding DUF6479 family protein, producing the protein MTAIAHATATPSDILATGTLAADGQGSLYLVIAGVVLVVLLIGAFWYGSRRNARRAAPAQPTEQPPAARGREDSWQTPDEAAGGTDPRP; encoded by the coding sequence ATGACTGCCATCGCACACGCCACCGCCACCCCTTCCGACATCCTCGCCACCGGCACCCTCGCGGCCGACGGCCAGGGCTCCCTGTACCTCGTCATCGCTGGCGTGGTCCTGGTCGTCCTGCTGATCGGCGCGTTCTGGTACGGCAGCCGACGCAACGCACGGCGAGCCGCTCCGGCCCAGCCGACCGAGCAGCCCCCCGCGGCGCGAGGGCGCGAGGACTCCTGGCAGACGCCGGACGAGGCCGCGGGCGGCACCGACCCCCGCCCGTGA
- a CDS encoding WhiB family transcriptional regulator: MAKVSHLPGRAEHHWIWQMEAACRGLGSEAFFHPDGERGPDRAMREEAAKAVCAACPVRARCLEHALSVAEPYGVWGGLTAKERQPALDSRSAAA; encoded by the coding sequence ATGGCGAAGGTGTCACATCTGCCCGGGCGGGCGGAGCACCACTGGATCTGGCAGATGGAGGCCGCGTGCCGCGGCCTGGGGTCGGAGGCGTTCTTCCACCCGGACGGCGAACGAGGGCCGGACCGGGCGATGCGCGAGGAAGCGGCCAAGGCCGTGTGCGCGGCCTGCCCCGTGCGGGCCCGCTGCCTGGAACACGCCCTGAGCGTCGCGGAACCGTACGGGGTCTGGGGCGGATTGACGGCGAAGGAACGTCAACCGGCCCTCGACTCGCGCTCCGCGGCGGCCTAG
- a CDS encoding STAS domain-containing protein, whose translation MSGSTGADASHGPLGYQHASGAAWVVEARGELDLETLPPLEAALSQAAASHHIVILDARGVSFADSTCLSVLLRVRQLTDLRIAAPSRQLGRLLEVTGADQVVTVHPDLAAAMRQT comes from the coding sequence ATGAGCGGATCGACCGGAGCGGACGCGTCGCACGGCCCCCTGGGGTACCAACACGCCTCGGGGGCGGCCTGGGTGGTCGAGGCACGCGGGGAGTTGGACCTCGAAACGCTCCCTCCCCTGGAAGCGGCCCTCAGTCAGGCCGCGGCCTCCCACCACATCGTGATCCTGGACGCGCGGGGCGTCTCCTTCGCGGATTCCACGTGCCTGAGCGTGCTGCTGCGCGTGCGGCAACTCACCGACCTGCGGATCGCCGCGCCCTCCCGGCAACTCGGCCGGCTGCTGGAGGTCACCGGTGCGGACCAGGTGGTCACCGTCCACCCCGACCTCGCCGCCGCGATGCGCCAGACCTGA
- a CDS encoding STAS domain-containing protein: MEQGVVVLPDDGGVRVIACVGEFDQDTLGPLTAASAAAVADPSLRRIVLDVRKVTFADSSLLNHMVILLRSGRLVLAGPVPPRLDRLLELTEARALFTITDGVDEARAM; this comes from the coding sequence GTGGAGCAAGGCGTGGTGGTGCTGCCGGACGACGGCGGGGTCCGTGTGATCGCGTGCGTGGGGGAGTTCGATCAGGACACCCTGGGACCGCTGACCGCGGCCAGTGCGGCGGCCGTCGCCGATCCGTCCCTGCGGCGGATCGTGTTGGACGTCCGCAAGGTCACGTTCGCGGACTCCTCGCTGCTCAACCACATGGTGATCCTGCTGCGCAGCGGCCGCCTGGTCCTCGCCGGACCCGTACCGCCCCGGCTGGACCGGCTCCTGGAACTCACCGAGGCGCGCGCGTTGTTCACCATCACCGACGGCGTGGACGAGGCGCGCGCCATGTGA
- a CDS encoding PRC-barrel domain-containing protein: MSELWSYGPDSRYPVGAVLIGFKVEAADGHIGKVDSHTEDVGSSYIVVDTGPWIFGKEVLLPAGTIERVDMEGEKIRVSRTREQIKNAPEYDKDKHRGDAAYRSRVADYYGRDQG, encoded by the coding sequence ATGTCCGAACTGTGGAGCTACGGCCCCGATTCCCGCTACCCGGTCGGCGCCGTGCTGATCGGCTTCAAGGTGGAGGCCGCCGACGGTCACATCGGCAAGGTCGACTCGCACACCGAGGACGTCGGGTCCTCGTACATCGTCGTGGACACCGGGCCGTGGATCTTCGGCAAGGAGGTCCTCCTGCCCGCGGGGACGATCGAGCGCGTGGACATGGAGGGGGAGAAGATCCGGGTGAGCCGTACCAGGGAACAGATCAAGAACGCACCCGAGTACGACAAGGACAAGCACCGCGGGGACGCCGCCTACCGGAGCCGGGTCGCCGACTACTACGGTCGCGACCAGGGCTGA
- a CDS encoding thiamine pyrophosphate-dependent enzyme, protein MARTVAHVIVDALKDLGVRHVFGVVGDALNPLTDAIRTTDDLSWVGCRHEEAAAFAAGAQSQLSGTLGVCMGTVGPGSVHLLNGLYDAAKSHAPVLAICGQVPLAEIGSDYFQEVDNDLLFRDVAVYRATVTSPDQMPRMLESAVRAAVSQGGVAVLTVPGDLGDRELTEDRPTRFALDRAVTRPDDPALAEAAALLNAASRVTLLVGRGARDARTEVLGTAELLSAPMVLTLKAKEGFEDDNAFQVGQTGLIGNPAASHALDSGDALLMLGTDFPYRDWYPKDCKVVQIDTREEHLGRRVPVDVGLAGDVGATLRALLPLLNHVPDRTHLDDARDRFTRWEEGQQRLADPAHEHRWTGKLRAALDNRDHEIRPEALAAAVDRYADEDAVFTSDTGMATVWLSRFVTMRGDRRLIGSYNLGSMANAMPQALGAQLWAPDRQIVAFCGDGGLSMLLGDLMTIKTYRLPVKLVVFDNRRLGMVKLEQEQAGLPEFGTELDNPDFAAVATALGITGIRVTDPDDLHDSVRRAFETPGPVLLDVLTNPEEVAVPGKPTVSQGWGYAIAKVKEILPSRES, encoded by the coding sequence GTGGCACGCACCGTCGCCCACGTGATCGTCGACGCACTCAAGGACCTGGGTGTCCGGCACGTCTTCGGGGTCGTCGGGGACGCCCTCAACCCGCTGACCGACGCCATCCGCACCACCGACGACCTGAGCTGGGTCGGCTGCCGCCACGAGGAGGCGGCGGCCTTCGCCGCCGGGGCGCAATCCCAGCTCTCCGGCACCCTCGGCGTGTGCATGGGCACGGTGGGCCCCGGCTCCGTGCACCTCCTCAACGGGCTCTACGACGCCGCCAAGAGCCACGCTCCCGTCCTCGCGATATGCGGCCAGGTGCCCCTCGCGGAGATCGGCAGCGACTACTTCCAGGAAGTCGACAACGACCTGCTCTTCCGTGACGTGGCCGTCTACCGGGCCACCGTCACCTCCCCGGACCAGATGCCCCGGATGCTGGAGTCCGCCGTACGCGCCGCCGTCAGCCAGGGCGGGGTGGCCGTGCTGACCGTCCCCGGCGACCTGGGGGACCGGGAACTGACCGAGGACCGTCCCACGCGCTTCGCCCTCGACCGCGCCGTCACCCGCCCCGACGACCCGGCGCTCGCCGAGGCCGCCGCACTCCTCAACGCCGCCTCCCGCGTCACCCTGCTGGTGGGACGAGGGGCCCGCGACGCCCGTACCGAGGTGCTCGGGACCGCCGAGCTGCTCTCCGCCCCCATGGTCCTCACGCTGAAGGCGAAGGAGGGCTTCGAGGACGACAACGCCTTCCAGGTCGGCCAGACCGGACTGATCGGCAACCCCGCCGCCTCCCACGCCCTCGACAGCGGCGACGCCCTCCTCATGCTGGGCACCGACTTCCCCTACCGCGACTGGTACCCGAAGGACTGCAAGGTCGTCCAGATCGACACCCGCGAGGAACACCTGGGACGCCGGGTGCCCGTGGACGTGGGCCTCGCCGGCGACGTGGGCGCCACGCTGCGCGCCCTGCTCCCGCTGCTGAACCACGTCCCCGACCGCACGCACCTCGACGACGCCCGGGACCGCTTCACCCGCTGGGAGGAAGGCCAACAGCGCCTGGCCGACCCCGCCCACGAGCACCGCTGGACGGGTAAACTGCGGGCGGCGCTGGACAACCGCGACCACGAGATCCGGCCCGAGGCCCTGGCCGCCGCGGTGGACCGGTACGCCGACGAGGACGCCGTCTTCACCTCCGACACCGGCATGGCCACGGTCTGGCTCTCCCGGTTCGTGACGATGCGCGGCGACAGGCGCCTGATCGGCTCCTACAACCTCGGCTCGATGGCCAACGCCATGCCCCAGGCGCTCGGGGCCCAGCTCTGGGCGCCCGACCGCCAGATCGTCGCCTTCTGCGGTGACGGCGGACTGAGCATGCTGCTGGGCGACCTCATGACGATCAAGACGTACCGGTTGCCGGTGAAGCTCGTCGTCTTCGACAACCGACGCCTCGGCATGGTCAAACTCGAACAGGAGCAGGCGGGCCTTCCCGAGTTCGGCACGGAACTCGACAACCCCGACTTCGCGGCCGTGGCCACCGCGCTCGGCATCACCGGCATCCGTGTCACCGACCCGGACGATCTCCACGACAGCGTGCGCCGGGCGTTCGAGACCCCGGGCCCCGTCCTGCTGGACGTGTTGACCAACCCCGAGGAAGTGGCCGTGCCGGGCAAGCCGACCGTGAGCCAGGGGTGGGGCTACGCCATCGCCAAGGTCAAGGAGATCCTCCCGAGCCGCGAAAGCTGA
- a CDS encoding FMN-binding glutamate synthase family protein, giving the protein MLKILLVALLATFAAGACVAAVLVSPWWWAVAVPLLPLAAVAVHDLVQRRHSLLRNYPLLGHLRYALESLRPELQQYFIERNFDGRPFDRDTRSIVYERAKGTDAEEPFGTERDLYLSGSEYLTPSMAPRPVRTDAPRVRIGGPDCTRPYDMALLNVSAMSFGSLSANAVLALNTGARRGGFAHDTGEGGLSEYHLRPGGDLVWEIGTGYFGCRTDDGDFDERQFAQKAAHENVKCVSLKISQGAKPGIGGVLPGAKVNAEIAEVRGVPQGETVISPPFHRVYSTPRELVRFLARMRELAGGKPVGFKLCVGSRREFLAVCKAMLEEDTTPDFIVVDGAEGGTGAAPLEFADNVGLPLGEGLMAVHNALVGVGLRDRIRIGAAGKVATGSDLVKRLLQGADYTNAARAMMFAIGCIQAQRCHTNTCPVGVATQDERRARAVDVGDKSQRVERYQEATVKSALQIMAAMGVDEPSGLRPHQLLQRVDPHTVRSYAELHEWLTPGQLLASAPEGWASDWRAADADRFTH; this is encoded by the coding sequence GTGCTGAAGATACTTCTGGTGGCCCTGCTCGCCACGTTCGCGGCGGGTGCCTGCGTCGCCGCCGTCCTGGTCTCGCCGTGGTGGTGGGCGGTGGCCGTCCCGCTGCTCCCGCTCGCCGCGGTGGCCGTCCACGACCTGGTGCAGCGCCGGCATTCCCTGCTGAGGAACTACCCGCTGCTCGGCCACCTGCGCTACGCGCTGGAGTCGCTGAGGCCGGAACTCCAGCAGTACTTCATCGAGCGGAACTTCGACGGCCGCCCCTTCGACCGCGACACGCGCAGCATCGTCTACGAGCGCGCCAAGGGCACCGACGCGGAGGAGCCGTTCGGCACCGAACGCGACCTCTACCTGTCCGGCAGCGAGTACCTCACCCCGTCCATGGCCCCCCGGCCGGTGCGCACCGACGCGCCCCGGGTCCGGATCGGCGGCCCCGACTGCACCCGGCCCTACGACATGGCCCTGCTCAACGTCTCGGCCATGAGCTTCGGTTCGCTGTCCGCCAACGCCGTACTCGCCCTCAACACGGGTGCCCGGCGCGGCGGCTTCGCCCACGACACCGGCGAGGGCGGTCTGTCCGAGTACCACCTGCGCCCCGGCGGGGACCTCGTCTGGGAGATCGGCACCGGCTACTTCGGCTGCCGGACGGACGACGGGGACTTCGACGAACGGCAGTTCGCGCAGAAGGCCGCGCACGAGAACGTCAAATGCGTGTCGCTGAAGATCAGTCAGGGCGCCAAGCCCGGCATCGGCGGGGTGCTGCCGGGCGCCAAGGTGAACGCGGAGATAGCCGAGGTGCGCGGTGTCCCCCAGGGCGAGACGGTGATCTCGCCGCCCTTCCACCGCGTCTACTCCACCCCCCGCGAACTGGTGCGCTTCCTCGCCCGGATGCGTGAGCTGGCCGGCGGCAAGCCCGTCGGGTTCAAACTGTGCGTCGGGTCGCGCCGCGAGTTCCTCGCCGTGTGCAAGGCCATGCTGGAGGAGGACACCACACCCGACTTCATCGTCGTGGACGGCGCGGAGGGCGGTACGGGCGCGGCGCCACTGGAGTTCGCCGACAACGTGGGCCTGCCGCTCGGGGAAGGACTGATGGCCGTCCACAACGCCCTCGTGGGCGTCGGGCTCCGCGACCGGATCCGGATCGGCGCCGCGGGCAAGGTCGCCACCGGGAGCGACCTCGTCAAACGACTCCTCCAGGGCGCCGACTACACCAATGCCGCCCGCGCCATGATGTTCGCCATCGGTTGCATCCAGGCGCAGCGCTGCCACACCAACACCTGCCCCGTCGGAGTCGCCACCCAGGACGAGCGGCGGGCCCGCGCCGTCGACGTCGGGGACAAGTCGCAGCGCGTCGAGCGCTACCAGGAGGCCACCGTCAAGAGCGCCCTCCAGATCATGGCGGCGATGGGTGTGGACGAGCCGTCCGGGCTGCGCCCGCACCAACTGCTGCAACGGGTGGACCCGCACACCGTGCGTTCCTACGCGGAACTCCACGAATGGCTCACCCCCGGACAACTTCTCGCATCAGCGCCCGAGGGCTGGGCATCCGACTGGCGGGCGGCCGACGCGGACCGCTTCACCCACTGA
- a CDS encoding FUSC family protein, whose product MLHQGSERDVLVLGAKTVVAAMAAWMLARHFLPAAVATFAPFTALVALQTTVYRSVRHCAQYLIAMTVGAALAASLAATAGIHGWTFGLLTLAALTLGRVRRLGEQGTQVAIVGFFAFSSGQGRIDYIGHLVASVVIGALCGLTAHLVLAPARHTRHRQEAVADLYEGVRRRVDVLADTIESENPDAARVEQLRRDWRRLAADADRIRHAIDAETENGRLNPRRSIAGAAQALPRAQEAVDVAQRGLDHVRSISRSLHYALDNGELDAVPASFRTAYASLLRTAADALAHIGRTVRTEPRLLGEILDQTTAEFDHAQKEALNSPDTHPAVFTLQGTLLTDAGRLVAELRRGHRVLDRTA is encoded by the coding sequence GTGCTTCATCAGGGGAGCGAGCGCGACGTCCTGGTGCTGGGAGCGAAGACCGTGGTGGCGGCCATGGCGGCGTGGATGTTGGCCCGGCACTTCCTGCCGGCCGCGGTGGCCACGTTCGCCCCGTTCACCGCGCTGGTGGCACTCCAGACGACGGTGTACCGCTCCGTGCGGCACTGCGCGCAGTACCTGATCGCGATGACGGTCGGCGCGGCCCTCGCCGCTTCGCTGGCGGCCACCGCCGGCATCCACGGCTGGACCTTCGGCCTGCTCACCCTCGCCGCCCTCACGCTCGGCCGCGTCCGACGCCTGGGCGAACAGGGCACCCAGGTGGCGATCGTGGGCTTCTTCGCCTTCTCCTCCGGACAGGGCCGGATCGACTACATCGGCCATCTCGTCGCCTCCGTCGTCATCGGCGCGCTCTGCGGGCTCACGGCCCACCTCGTCCTCGCACCCGCCCGGCACACCCGCCACCGGCAGGAGGCCGTGGCCGACCTGTACGAGGGCGTCCGCCGGCGCGTCGACGTCCTGGCCGACACGATCGAGTCCGAGAACCCGGACGCGGCCCGCGTGGAGCAGTTGCGCCGCGACTGGCGGCGGCTGGCGGCGGACGCCGATCGGATCCGGCACGCCATCGACGCCGAGACGGAGAACGGCCGGCTCAACCCGCGCCGGAGCATCGCCGGCGCGGCGCAGGCACTCCCCCGGGCCCAGGAGGCGGTCGACGTGGCCCAGCGCGGCCTCGACCACGTCCGGTCCATCAGCCGCAGCCTCCATTACGCCCTCGACAACGGCGAACTGGACGCCGTCCCGGCTTCGTTCCGCACGGCCTACGCCTCGTTGTTGCGCACGGCGGCCGACGCCTTGGCGCACATCGGCCGGACCGTCCGGACCGAGCCCCGGCTGCTCGGCGAGATCCTCGACCAAACGACCGCCGAGTTCGACCACGCCCAGAAGGAGGCCCTGAACTCCCCGGACACCCATCCGGCGGTCTTCACCCTTCAGGGCACGCTGCTCACCGACGCGGGCCGGCTGGTCGCCGAACTCCGCCGGGGACACCGGGTACTCGACCGGACGGCCTGA
- a CDS encoding DUF5709 domain-containing protein — MSESDARGDDVYQPQPEDERSEEPDMDQSVGEPDTDARLDQGYSPPERPYASDRHATTGEEQQQGESLDERLSREIPDVQPPAGDGIGDLDGGEGEPVDPQAGDARAGRLAPATDSPRENNVLAHDVGIDAGAASAEEAAVHVIEDPEEEPR, encoded by the coding sequence ATGAGCGAATCCGACGCCCGCGGCGACGACGTCTACCAGCCCCAGCCCGAGGACGAGCGTTCCGAGGAGCCGGACATGGACCAGAGCGTCGGGGAGCCCGACACCGACGCCCGGCTCGACCAGGGGTACTCGCCGCCCGAGCGGCCGTACGCCAGCGATCGCCACGCCACCACCGGCGAGGAACAGCAGCAGGGCGAGAGCCTCGACGAGCGCCTCTCCCGGGAGATCCCCGACGTGCAGCCCCCGGCGGGGGACGGCATCGGAGACCTCGACGGCGGGGAGGGCGAGCCCGTCGACCCGCAGGCGGGCGACGCCCGCGCCGGCCGTCTGGCCCCCGCCACGGACTCCCCGCGGGAGAACAACGTCCTCGCCCACGACGTGGGCATCGACGCCGGCGCCGCCTCGGCCGAGGAAGCCGCCGTGCACGTCATCGAGGACCCGGAGGAGGAGCCGCGGTAG
- a CDS encoding PRC and DUF2382 domain-containing protein: MSAGNGFLSTEQLLTLTAYDADGEKIGSIGQVYRDDATGRPEWVTVKTGWFGMKESFVPLAGARSDGEGLHVPHAKDVVKDAPRVDADQHLDSDEEHRLYRHYGLSPAASHGNGNGNGKAKGNGKAHRTSVDAPGIATGTYVDDRGEGRGKDELVRSEERLRVGTTNEEVGRARLKKVVVTENVTTTVPVSHEEVRVVREPVREGERVRGGAIGEAETEVTVHAERAVTRKETVPVERVRLETERVTEQQEVSDTVRKEQGGDARRGGGGKGSRR; encoded by the coding sequence ATGAGCGCTGGAAACGGTTTCCTGAGCACCGAGCAGCTGTTGACCCTGACGGCCTACGACGCCGACGGGGAGAAGATCGGCAGCATCGGTCAGGTCTACCGCGACGACGCGACGGGCCGGCCGGAATGGGTCACCGTCAAGACCGGCTGGTTCGGCATGAAGGAGTCGTTCGTTCCCCTCGCGGGCGCCCGCAGCGACGGCGAGGGCCTGCACGTCCCGCACGCCAAGGACGTCGTCAAGGACGCCCCGAGGGTCGACGCCGACCAACACCTCGACTCCGACGAGGAGCACAGGCTCTACCGGCACTACGGCCTGTCCCCCGCGGCCTCCCACGGCAACGGGAACGGCAACGGGAAGGCCAAGGGCAACGGAAAGGCCCACCGCACCTCCGTGGACGCCCCGGGCATCGCCACGGGGACGTACGTCGACGACCGGGGCGAGGGCCGCGGCAAGGACGAGCTGGTCCGCTCCGAGGAGCGGCTGCGCGTGGGGACCACGAACGAGGAGGTCGGGCGCGCCCGACTGAAGAAGGTCGTCGTCACCGAGAACGTCACCACCACGGTCCCCGTCAGCCACGAGGAGGTCCGTGTCGTACGCGAACCCGTCCGCGAGGGGGAGCGGGTGCGCGGCGGCGCCATCGGCGAGGCCGAGACGGAGGTGACCGTGCACGCCGAGCGCGCGGTGACCCGCAAGGAGACCGTGCCCGTCGAGCGCGTGCGCCTGGAGACGGAGCGGGTCACGGAGCAGCAGGAGGTCTCCGACACCGTCCGCAAGGAGCAGGGCGGGGACGCCCGTCGGGGTGGGGGCGGGAAGGGCTCGCGCCGCTGA